One segment of Triticum aestivum cultivar Chinese Spring chromosome 2A, IWGSC CS RefSeq v2.1, whole genome shotgun sequence DNA contains the following:
- the LOC123184321 gene encoding G-type lectin S-receptor-like serine/threonine-protein kinase At1g11300: MDWLDLTCRTAVLILLFLPFGASDDRLVPGKQLSPGNTIVSDGGAFALGFFSPTNSTSNPAKLYLGIWYNDIPEFTVVWVANRETPVINSSSSSPVLSLTNTSNLVLSNGDGSGRVLWTTTNLSTTPGLSTPAAVLLNTGNLVIRSSNGTTLWQSFDHHTDTYLPGMKLRIKYNTHDGGDRLISWKGPGDPSPGRFSYGIDPTTCLQMFLWDGARPVFRTPPWTGYLVTSERQYQQVNASTEIIIYLAVVDNDREIYVTYSLSDGAPHTRQVVTYSGEYQVQSWNNRLLAWEILANWSSLKCSLYGYCGPYGYCDLTAAPVPICKCLDNFEPASTEEWTSGRFSKGCHRKEPLDECSGDFLALPGMKPPDKFTLIGEDESTFQECAAECNRNCSCVAYAYANLSSSRSGGNVTRCLVWAGELIDTAKIGPVIGSETLYLRIAGLDVADGKRTESNAGRIALPVLATVLVLLCIALAWLKFKGKIEKWKKHKTISLDGMTTSYEPDEGNPHHDRKFPFVRFEEIAIATHNFSETCQIGHGGFGKVYKGRLGGQEVAIKRLSKDSQQGTKEFRNEVILIAKLQHRNLVQLLGCCAAKDEKLLIYEYMPNKSLDATLFDDSRKLLLDWSTRFNIIKGIARGLLYLHQDSRLTIIHRDLKAGNVLLDAEMKPKIADFGMARIFGDNQQNANTQRVVGTYGYMAPEYAMEGLFSTKSDIYSFGVLLLEVVTGIRRNSNSETMVFPSLIIYSWNMWIEGRAKELPDSSIMDTCSVDEVVLCIHVALLCVEENPDDRPLMSYVLFVLENGSTPLPAPNRPAYFARRRIEMEQIREDIQTSANSFTLTEIEGR; this comes from the exons ATGGATTGGCTGGACCTCACCTGCCGCACCGCGGTGTTGATCCTCCTGTTCCTGCCGTTCGGTGCGTCCGACGACCGGCTTGTCCCCGGCAAGCAGCTCTCCCCTGGCAATACCATCGTCTCCGATGGGGGTGCTttcgccttgggcttcttctccccTACCAACTCCACGAGTAATCCGGCCAAGTTGTATCTTGGTATATGGTACAACGACATTCCAGAGTTCACCGTGGTGTGGGTCGCTAACCGAGAAACCCCGGTCATCAACAGCTCTTCCTCTTCACCGGTGCTCTCACTCACCAACACCTCCAATCTCGTTCTTTCTAATGGCGATGGCAGCGGTCGTGTACTCTGGACGACGACCAACCTATCCACTACACCGGGGTTGTCTACCCCTGCGGCGGTGCTTTTGAACACCGGTAACCTTGTTATCCGGTCGTCAAACGGCACCACGTTGTGGCAGAGCTTCGACCACCACACCGACACGTACCTCCCAGgtatgaagcttcggatcaagtacAACACCCACGATGGAGGTGACCGCCTCATATCCTGGAAAGGCCCCGGCGACCCCTCACCGGGCCGCTTCTCTTATGGGATCGATCCCACCACATGCCTCCAGATGTTCCTCTGGGATGGGGCACGCCCAGTGTTCCGCACCCCCCCGTGGACAGGGTACCTTGTGACGAGCGAGCGCCAGTACCAACAGGTGAACGCCAGCACAGAGATCATCATCTATCTTGCCGTCGTCGACAACGACAGGGAGATCTACGTCACATATAGCCTCTCCGATGGCGCCCCGCACACTAGGCAGGTGGTGACCTACTCCGGGGAGTACCAAGTACAGAGTTGGAACAATAGGTTGTTGGCGTGGGAAATCCTCGCGAACTGGTCCTCCCTCAAATGCAGCCTCTACGGCTATTGTGGCCCATATGGCTACTGCGATCTGACGGCAGCACCCGTCCCAATCTGCAAGTGCCTCGACAACTTTGAGCCGGCTAGCACGGAGGAGTGGACCAGTGGCAGATTCTCTAAGGGGTGTCATCGAAAGGAGCCACTAGACGAGTGCAGTGGTGATTTCTTGGCCTTGCCGGGGATGAAGCCACCAGACAAGTTCACACTCATCGGCGAGGACGAGAGTACATTCCAGGAGTGCGCAGCAGAGTGCAACCGCAACTGCTCCTGTGTGGCATATGCGTATGCTAACCTGAGCAGCAGCAGGTCCGGAGGAAACGTGACAAGATGCTTGGTTTGGGCCGGGGAGTTGATTGACACGGCGAAGATTGGTCCAGTAATTGGTAGCGAGACACTCTATCTCCGAATTGCTGGCCTAGATGTGGCAGATG GTAAAAGGACAGAGAGCAATGCAGGGAGGATTGCACTACCAGTTTTAGCAACCGTTTTGGTACTCCTATGCATAGCCTTGGCATGGTTAAAATTTAAAG GTAAGATCGAAAAGTGGAAAAAACACAAAACAATATCATTGGATGGCATGACTACCTCTTATGAACCTGATGAAGGGAACCCTCACCATGATCGCAAATTTCCATTTGTAAGATTTGAGGAAATTGCCATAGCAACTCACAACTTCTCTGAAACATGTCAGATTGGACATGGGGGCTTTGGCAAAGTTTACAAG GGAAGGTTGGGTGGTCAAGAAGTTGCTATCAAAAGGCTTAGTAAGGATTCTCAACAAGGAACAAAGGAATTCAGGAATGAAGTAATTCTAATTGCCAAATTGCAACATAGGAACTTGGTTCAACTCCTTGGGTGTTGCGCCGCCAAAGATGAAAAATTGTTGATTTATGAGTATATGCCTAACAAGAGCTTGGATGCTACCCTTTTTG ATGACTCAAGAAAATTGTTACTAGATTGGTCAACACGGTTTAATATAATCAAAGGGATTGCACGGGGACTTCTTTATCTCCACCAGGATTCAAGATTGACAATAATTCACAGAGACCTGAAAGCTGGAAATGTTTTGCTAGATGCGGAGATGAAACCAAAGATAGCAGATTTTGGTATGGCAAGGATCTTTGGTGATAACCAACAAAATGCAAACACTCAACGCGTTGTCGGGACCTA TGGCTACATGGCTCCTGAGTATGCAATGGAAGGCCTCTTCTCTACCAAGTCCGATATATATAGCTTCGGTGTGTTGCTATTAGAGGTTGTAACTGGTATTAGAAGAAACTCCAATAGTGAAACCATGGTTTTCCCTAGCCTCATTATCTAT TCATGGAATATGTGGATAGAAGGGAGGGCAAAGGAGTTACCAGACTCATCTATCATGGATACTTGTTCAGTTGATGAAGTTGTGCTTTGCATCCATGTGGCACTCTTGTGCGTCGAGGAGAACCCAGATGACAGGCCGCTTATGTCATATGTTCTGTTTGTCCTAGAGAATGGAAGCACCCCACTTCCGGCCCCCAACCGCCCGGCCTACTTCGCGCGACGACGCATTGAAATGGAGCAAATCAGAGAAGATATTCAGACTTCCGCAAACAGTTTTACTCTTACGGAAATAGAGGGGCGTTGA